One stretch of Laribacter hongkongensis DSM 14985 DNA includes these proteins:
- a CDS encoding chemotaxis protein CheW, with protein MSIDLSQFHAAFFDEAADHLETIERLLLESQPGQTTDGEALNAIFRAAHSIKGSAGTFGFADIAGFTHGLENLLDRIRRGELPLTAGRISVCLKSRDVIADQLAAHRDGATAVDPGRLAEIEAALLAAHDEGTDMPVPVTSSRPDGGHYLLCWDRQLGHPEGLQDRLAALGTVQPCGEQGEELVFQLQSGLSATDIAESLAFWLPPGQFRLEHLESQGDEAFGVFVDTQRVVATSATEPAAPVDEGWGLFAPPAAATADVSPPVAEPAATGSTPALRQATPQPETSIRVNVEKVDQLLNRIGELVITQSMLAQQVERLGTLASEELQRGMAQLERTTRELQEAVMSVRMLPVASVFGRFPRLVRELGQKLGKAVELQVIGEQTEIDKSFVEKLTDPLTHLVRNSLDHGLESAEGRAGAGKPPVGRLTLRAFHQGGHIVIEVSDDGAGLQRDRILAKAREQGLNVSDTMNDAEVWQLIFEPGFSTAQAVTDVSGRGVGMDVVRRNIEAMGGSIRIESLAGVGTTISLHLPLTLAILDGMSIAIGNEIYILPLSQVVESLQPRAEDVFTLAGQHRLLRVRGECLPLLALWEIFDIQPRVREAHEGLVIIITVASQRVALLVDDLVSQQQFVVKNLETNYRRVRGLAAATILGDGQVAFILDGAEVVRMGQGG; from the coding sequence ATGAGCATTGATCTCAGCCAGTTCCATGCAGCTTTTTTCGATGAAGCTGCCGATCACCTGGAAACCATCGAACGCCTGCTTCTGGAAAGCCAGCCCGGCCAGACTACCGATGGCGAGGCACTCAATGCCATCTTCCGGGCCGCACATTCCATCAAGGGCAGTGCCGGTACCTTCGGTTTTGCCGACATTGCCGGATTTACCCACGGGCTTGAAAACCTGCTGGACCGCATCCGTCGTGGAGAGCTTCCCCTGACTGCCGGGCGGATAAGCGTGTGCCTCAAGTCACGGGACGTGATTGCCGACCAGCTGGCCGCGCACCGGGACGGAGCCACCGCTGTCGATCCCGGACGCCTTGCCGAGATAGAGGCTGCCTTGCTGGCTGCGCATGACGAGGGTACTGACATGCCAGTACCTGTTACTTCATCCCGGCCTGATGGTGGCCATTATCTGTTGTGCTGGGACCGGCAGCTGGGGCATCCGGAAGGATTGCAAGACCGGCTGGCCGCACTGGGCACCGTTCAACCTTGCGGAGAGCAGGGTGAAGAACTGGTATTCCAGTTGCAAAGCGGGCTCTCGGCCACCGACATTGCCGAAAGCCTGGCTTTCTGGCTGCCCCCGGGCCAATTCCGGCTGGAGCACCTCGAAAGCCAGGGCGACGAGGCATTTGGCGTTTTTGTGGATACTCAACGGGTCGTGGCCACAAGTGCCACAGAACCGGCTGCACCCGTTGACGAGGGCTGGGGCCTGTTTGCGCCGCCGGCTGCTGCAACGGCGGATGTGTCTCCTCCCGTAGCAGAACCTGCGGCAACCGGCAGTACGCCTGCCCTGCGTCAGGCGACACCTCAACCGGAAACCTCGATCCGGGTCAATGTCGAGAAAGTTGACCAGCTCCTGAACCGGATCGGAGAACTGGTCATTACCCAGTCGATGCTGGCGCAGCAGGTCGAGAGGCTTGGTACGCTGGCCAGTGAAGAATTGCAGCGGGGCATGGCCCAGCTGGAACGTACGACCCGCGAACTGCAAGAGGCCGTCATGTCGGTGCGCATGCTGCCGGTTGCCAGTGTATTTGGCCGCTTTCCGCGACTGGTGCGCGAGCTGGGGCAAAAGCTTGGCAAGGCGGTTGAGTTGCAGGTCATCGGTGAGCAGACCGAAATCGACAAAAGCTTTGTTGAAAAACTGACTGATCCCCTGACGCATCTGGTGCGCAACAGCCTTGACCACGGACTGGAATCTGCCGAGGGAAGGGCCGGTGCGGGCAAGCCTCCGGTCGGGCGACTGACATTGCGGGCCTTTCATCAGGGCGGCCACATCGTGATCGAAGTCAGCGATGACGGCGCTGGTTTGCAGCGTGACCGCATCTTGGCCAAGGCGCGCGAGCAGGGGCTGAACGTCAGTGACACGATGAATGATGCCGAAGTGTGGCAACTGATCTTCGAACCCGGATTTTCCACTGCGCAGGCCGTCACGGATGTATCCGGGCGCGGTGTCGGGATGGACGTTGTCCGCCGCAACATCGAGGCCATGGGCGGCTCCATCCGGATTGAATCCCTTGCCGGAGTCGGCACGACCATCAGCCTGCATTTGCCGCTGACGCTGGCCATTCTTGACGGCATGTCGATTGCCATCGGCAACGAAATCTACATCCTGCCCCTGTCGCAGGTCGTGGAGTCGCTGCAACCCCGCGCGGAAGACGTTTTCACGCTGGCCGGGCAACACCGTTTGCTGCGGGTGCGCGGCGAATGCCTGCCCTTGCTGGCGCTGTGGGAAATTTTCGATATCCAGCCACGTGTCCGCGAAGCCCATGAAGGGTTGGTCATCATCATCACCGTGGCGTCCCAGCGCGTGGCCTTGCTGGTGGACGATCTGGTCTCGCAGCAACAGTTTGTCGTCAAAAACCTGGAAACCAATTATCGCCGCGTGCGCGGGCTGGCTGCGGCCACCATTCTGGGAGACGGCCAGGTGGCCTTCATCCTGGACGGAGCCGAGGTCGTGCGCATGGGGCAGGGAGGCTAG
- a CDS encoding chemotaxis protein CheW yields MADSHQEGGAREYLVFALGPETYGIDLLKVQEIRGYDAVTRIAGTPEFIKGVINLRGAIVPVVDLRIRFSTGAIDYGAQTVVIVLNVSQRTVGVVVDGVSDVIALGPDEIHPKPDMGAVDTSFMTGLGPYEEGMVILLDIERLMCSPDMALIDDSLAQAG; encoded by the coding sequence ATGGCTGACAGCCATCAGGAGGGAGGCGCACGGGAATACCTCGTGTTTGCGCTCGGCCCGGAAACCTACGGCATTGACCTGCTCAAGGTGCAGGAAATCCGGGGCTACGATGCCGTCACCCGCATTGCCGGTACACCGGAATTCATCAAGGGAGTCATCAACCTGCGGGGTGCCATTGTGCCGGTGGTTGACCTGCGTATCCGGTTTTCAACCGGAGCAATCGACTACGGCGCGCAAACCGTGGTGATCGTTCTCAACGTCAGCCAGCGCACGGTGGGGGTGGTTGTAGATGGCGTGTCTGACGTGATCGCCCTCGGACCGGACGAAATCCATCCCAAACCTGACATGGGGGCGGTGGACACCAGCTTCATGACCGGACTGGGTCCGTATGAGGAAGGAATGGTCATTTTGCTGGATATCGAACGCCTGATGTGCAGTCCTGACATGGCTTTGATTGATGACTCGCTGGCACAGGCCGGTTGA